One segment of Cydia splendana chromosome 22, ilCydSple1.2, whole genome shotgun sequence DNA contains the following:
- the LOC134801625 gene encoding uncharacterized protein LOC134801625: MAPTRRCQYINCRNTSGTHSLFRFPIKDTNRLRIWINNSGNIKLTTLTSEELNNRYLCEVHFDACYKNQNDQQRRLVGTAIPRRRNSQDEAFEVVSSVSIREHPLEGATVEVTSDTSPTKLKVLTPKNVYGKRAFHKVDDREAGSSSASSQFDQEMNMPSPKKIKRDKSCMAEECLKRKRLLHTAQIALKNNKAQIKRLKAKPAPKNIFKKTMFPSTSSQLIATMQMRRNKRKWTKEERRFSLALFYKSPTTYNFLRDQGVVLPAVSCIKRWLSESDCLPGVTKKTFSQIETKFENATHMERTCVLMLTFDEMSIMTCLEYTKKNDFIEGFEDFGRGERSQNVAKYALVFLARAFTLLSMSLSCLPSLVNKVPRYTNSFSK, from the exons ATGGCGCCTACCCGGCGCTGTCAGTACATAAATTGCCGAAACACAAGCGGAACTCATTCATTATTCCGTTTTCCAATAAAGGATACAAATCGTCTACGAATATGGATAAACAATTCag GCAACATAAAACTCACAACGTTGACATCCGAAGAATTAAATAACCGATATCTCTGTGAAGTGCATTTTGATGCATGCTACAAAAATCAAAATGATCAACAGAGAAGATTGGTTGGAACAGCAATTCCTAGACGTCGCAACTCCCAAGATGAAGCCTTTGAGGTTGTGAGCTCTGTATCCATACGCGAGCACCCATTGGAAG GAGCTACAGTGGAAGTGACATCCGATACATCACCAACAAAATTAAAGGTGTTGACCCCAAAAAATGTGTATGGAAAACGAGCGTTTCATAAAGTAGACGATCGAGAAGCGGGAAGTTCATCAGCTTCGTCACAATTCGACCAGGAGATGAACATGCCAAGCCCGAAAAAAATTAAGCGTGACAAATCTTGCATGGCGGAGGAGTGCCTTAAGAGAAAAAGATTACTTCACACTGCACAAATCGCACTAAAAAATAACAAGGCTCAAATCAAGAGATTAAAAGCGAAACCGGCACCCAAgaacatatttaaaaagacaatgTTCCCAAGCACTTCTTCCCAGCTCATTGCCACGATGCAAATGCGAAGAAACAAACGGAAGTGGACTAAAGAGGAGAGACGGTTTTCTTTGGCGCTATTTTATAAATCACCCACCACCTATAATTTCTTAAGGGATCAAGGAGTTGTGCTGCCTGCAGTGTCGTGCATCAAGCGGTGGTTATCTGAATCTGACTGTTTACCGGGAgtgacaaaaaaaacattttcgcAAATTGAGACGAAATTTGAAAATGCCACTCACATGGAACGAACATGTGTGTTGATGTTGACCTTTGATGAAATGTCAATTATGACATGTTTAGAATATACCAAAAAAAATGATTTCATTGAAGGATTCGAAGATTTTGGACGAGGAGAGCGATCTCAAAACGTTGCGAAATACGCGTTAGTGTTTCTGGCAAGAG CATTCACTctcctttcaatgtctttatcatgcttaccgtccctagtgaacaaggttcccagatacacaaactctttcagtaaataa